One Candidatus Binatia bacterium DNA window includes the following coding sequences:
- the hslU gene encoding ATP-dependent protease ATPase subunit HslU, producing the protein MSPMTPREIVSELDKYVVGQTRAKRAVAIALRNRWRRQQVPPELRDEIAPKNILMIGPTGVGKTEIARRLARLANAPFLKVEASKFTEVGYVGRDVESMIRDLTEIAVRQVREEEKEKVAARARELAEERVLDLLLPQRQASPGETDTAASTREKLRRALREGRLDDRVVELELTRTVTPMVEVMAPQGFEDMESQLKELFSSLMPKQTKRQRMTVAEALSLLAQEEAAKLVDMAEVAKEAIRRVEQTGIVFLDEIDKIASRGTPGGGPDVSREGVQRDLLPIVEGSTVNTKHGMVRTDHILFIASGAFHVAKPSDLIPEFQGRFPIRVELDPLTREDFVRILTEPRNALLKQYLALLATEGVSLEFTRDAVEEIARIAAEVNERTENIGARRLHTVLEHLLEEISFDAPDLAGRTIVVDAKYVHERLHDVLENEDLSRYIL; encoded by the coding sequence ATGAGCCCCATGACCCCACGCGAGATCGTCTCGGAGCTCGACAAGTACGTCGTGGGGCAGACGAGAGCGAAACGGGCCGTGGCCATCGCTCTCCGGAACCGGTGGAGAAGGCAGCAGGTCCCGCCGGAACTCCGCGACGAAATCGCCCCGAAAAACATCCTGATGATCGGGCCTACCGGGGTGGGAAAAACCGAGATCGCGCGAAGGTTGGCCCGGCTCGCCAACGCTCCTTTTCTCAAGGTCGAAGCCTCGAAGTTCACCGAGGTCGGCTACGTCGGGCGCGACGTCGAGTCGATGATCCGCGACCTGACCGAGATCGCGGTCCGCCAGGTCCGGGAAGAAGAGAAGGAAAAGGTCGCAGCGAGAGCGAGGGAGCTGGCCGAAGAACGCGTCCTCGACCTGCTCCTGCCGCAGCGCCAGGCGTCGCCCGGCGAGACGGACACGGCGGCCTCCACCCGGGAAAAGTTGCGCCGGGCCCTCCGCGAAGGACGCCTCGACGACCGGGTGGTGGAGCTCGAACTCACCCGAACCGTGACCCCCATGGTGGAGGTCATGGCCCCGCAGGGGTTCGAGGACATGGAGTCCCAACTCAAGGAGCTCTTCTCGAGCCTCATGCCCAAACAGACGAAGCGCCAGCGGATGACCGTGGCCGAGGCGCTTTCGCTTCTCGCGCAGGAAGAGGCCGCCAAACTCGTCGACATGGCCGAGGTGGCCAAGGAAGCCATCCGCCGCGTGGAGCAGACCGGGATCGTGTTTCTCGACGAAATCGACAAGATCGCTTCGCGAGGGACCCCGGGTGGCGGCCCCGACGTCTCCCGCGAAGGTGTCCAGCGCGACCTTCTCCCGATCGTCGAGGGGTCGACGGTGAACACGAAACACGGGATGGTCCGGACGGATCACATTCTCTTCATCGCGTCGGGAGCCTTCCACGTCGCCAAGCCATCCGACCTGATCCCGGAGTTCCAGGGGCGGTTCCCCATCCGGGTCGAACTCGACCCTCTGACCAGGGAGGATTTCGTCCGGATTCTCACCGAGCCCCGGAATGCTTTGCTCAAACAGTACCTGGCGCTGCTCGCGACGGAAGGCGTCTCGCTCGAGTTCACCCGCGACGCGGTCGAAGAAATCGCCCGCATCGCGGCGGAAGTGAACGAGCGAACGGAAAACATCGGCGCGCGGCGTCTCCACACGGTGCTCGAGCACCTCCTCGAAGAAATCTCGTTCGACGCTCCGGACCTGGCCGGACGGACGATCGTGGTGGACGCCAAGTACGTCCACGAACGTCTGCACGACGTCCTCGAAAACGAGGACCTCTCGCGGTACATACTCTAG
- the argB gene encoding acetylglutamate kinase gives MEHLIAKAETLLEALPYIRRFAGKTVVIKWGGHAMGDESLKDSFAQDVVLLKFVGINPVVVHGGGPQIESLLERLGIRSQFVRGMRVTDRATMDVVEMVLGKINKEIVSLVNRHGGKAVGLSGKDGDLILARKLTWKTGGRRGTPEPDVGLVGEVARVNPAVIETLDRNEFIPVIAPVGVDENGETYNINADLVAGSLAGALRAEKLILMTDVRGVCGKNGELYSTLDGAQARRMISDGAISGGMIPKVECCLEALRAGVRQAHIVDGRVRHALLLEIFTKSGIGTEVLPVSRPEKLRRTPQVAR, from the coding sequence ATGGAGCACTTGATCGCCAAGGCGGAAACCCTGCTCGAAGCCCTCCCGTACATTCGGCGTTTCGCGGGGAAAACGGTGGTCATCAAGTGGGGAGGCCACGCGATGGGCGACGAGTCCCTGAAGGACAGCTTCGCCCAGGACGTCGTGCTGCTGAAGTTCGTCGGGATCAATCCGGTCGTCGTGCACGGCGGAGGTCCGCAAATCGAGTCCCTGCTGGAACGGCTGGGCATCCGGTCGCAGTTCGTCCGCGGGATGCGCGTCACCGACCGGGCGACGATGGACGTCGTGGAAATGGTTCTCGGCAAGATCAACAAAGAAATCGTCTCCCTGGTCAACCGGCACGGCGGCAAGGCCGTGGGACTCAGCGGAAAAGACGGGGACCTGATCCTGGCGCGGAAGCTGACCTGGAAAACCGGCGGCCGGCGAGGAACGCCGGAGCCGGACGTCGGGCTCGTCGGGGAGGTGGCTCGGGTGAACCCGGCGGTGATCGAAACGCTGGACCGGAACGAATTCATCCCCGTCATCGCGCCGGTGGGCGTGGACGAAAACGGCGAAACGTACAACATCAACGCCGACCTGGTCGCCGGGAGTCTCGCCGGTGCCCTCCGTGCAGAAAAGCTCATCCTGATGACCGACGTACGCGGCGTCTGCGGTAAGAACGGGGAGCTCTACTCCACGCTGGACGGAGCGCAGGCACGGAGGATGATTTCCGACGGTGCGATCTCCGGGGGGATGATCCCCAAGGTCGAGTGCTGCCTCGAGGCACTTCGCGCGGGCGTCCGCCAGGCGCACATCGTCGACGGGAGAGTCCGTCACGCCCTCCTGCTGGAGATCTTCACGAAGTCGGGAATCGGAACCGAGGTGCTTCCGGTCTCCCGTCCCGAAAAACTCCGCCGGACGCCCCAGGTGGCACGATGA
- the argD gene encoding acetylornithine aminotransferase, whose protein sequence is MTHSDIVERSDRYLFAVYRRAPVALVQGRGCRVWDADGKPYLDFFASTIVASLGHCHPRVVEALRVQSEKILHVSNLHYSEPAARLAELLCRNSFADRVFFCNSGAEANEAAIKLARAYGRAERGGRYEILTATGSFHGRTLATLAATGQEKVRAGFEPLPDGFRYVPYDRPELLEEAIGERTVAVLLEPVQGEGGVVVPRPDYLGRVREICDRHGLLLMLDEVQTGMGRLGHLFGHEMAGVRPDVVTLAKGLGGGVPIGAMLATEKVARAWLPGAHGSTFGGNALACAAACAVVEELLGGEVLENCRRVGEDLRNLLGDRIGGDPRVREIRGAGLLVGVELTVPGDGLVESCRRLGLLLNCTAEKVLRLCPPLVVSREEVEEAVEILARALAELEEP, encoded by the coding sequence ATGACGCACTCCGACATCGTCGAACGGAGCGACCGGTACTTGTTCGCGGTGTACCGGAGAGCGCCCGTGGCCCTCGTGCAGGGACGGGGCTGCCGCGTGTGGGACGCGGACGGCAAGCCCTACCTCGACTTTTTCGCGAGCACGATCGTGGCGTCCCTGGGTCACTGCCATCCGCGCGTCGTCGAAGCGCTGCGCGTGCAGTCCGAGAAAATCCTGCACGTCTCGAACCTCCACTACAGCGAACCCGCGGCACGGCTCGCGGAGCTCTTGTGCCGGAATTCGTTCGCCGATCGCGTGTTCTTCTGCAACAGCGGCGCCGAAGCCAACGAGGCGGCGATCAAGCTCGCGCGGGCCTACGGCCGGGCCGAGCGCGGAGGGCGGTACGAAATCCTGACCGCCACGGGCTCCTTCCACGGCCGGACGCTGGCCACGCTCGCCGCGACCGGCCAGGAAAAAGTGCGCGCGGGTTTCGAACCGCTTCCGGACGGATTTCGCTACGTACCTTACGACCGGCCCGAACTGCTCGAGGAAGCCATCGGGGAGCGCACGGTCGCGGTTCTCCTCGAACCCGTGCAAGGCGAAGGCGGCGTCGTCGTTCCGCGCCCCGACTACCTGGGCCGCGTGCGCGAAATCTGCGACCGGCACGGCCTTCTCCTGATGCTCGACGAGGTGCAAACCGGCATGGGCCGACTCGGCCACCTTTTCGGACACGAGATGGCCGGCGTCCGCCCGGACGTCGTGACGCTGGCGAAGGGGCTCGGCGGAGGGGTTCCCATCGGAGCCATGCTGGCGACCGAGAAGGTGGCGCGGGCCTGGCTGCCCGGAGCGCACGGTTCGACGTTCGGCGGCAACGCGTTGGCCTGCGCGGCCGCGTGTGCGGTCGTCGAAGAACTCCTGGGGGGCGAGGTCCTCGAGAACTGCCGTCGGGTAGGGGAGGACCTCCGGAATCTCCTCGGAGACCGGATCGGCGGGGACCCGCGAGTCCGCGAGATCCGCGGCGCGGGGCTGCTGGTCGGCGTCGAACTGACCGTGCCCGGGGACGGCTTGGTCGAGTCCTGCCGCCGACTGGGGCTCCTCTTGAACTGCACGGCGGAAAAAGTTCTGCGGCTTTGTCCCCCTCTCGTCGTTTCCCGCGAAGAGGTGGAGGAAGCCGTCGAGATCCTGGCCCGCGCCCTGGCCGAACTCGAAGAGCCATGA
- a CDS encoding ornithine carbamoyltransferase has product MKRDFLTLADFSRDELEDILHLAATMKRELRAGKRPAVLAGKTLAMIFEKPSLRTRVTFEVGMNQLGGHAVFLTPSDIRLGERESVADIARNLERWVDLVMARTFRHETLEELAAHASVPVVNGLSDFVHPCQVLSDCFTLCEHRGRLESLKVVFVGDGNNVANSWIHAAAKFPFSLTIACPRGYEPDGRALALAREARARVEIAHDPREAVRGADVIYTDVWVSMGQEEEASRRKSVFRDYQVNDDLVRLAKEDVLVMHCLPAHRGEEITSDVIDGPRSVVFDQAENRLHTQKAIMVWLLERSPRSHGT; this is encoded by the coding sequence ATGAAACGGGATTTCCTGACGCTAGCCGATTTTTCCCGGGACGAGCTCGAGGACATCCTGCACCTCGCCGCCACGATGAAGCGCGAGCTGCGGGCGGGAAAGCGTCCCGCGGTGCTGGCGGGAAAGACGCTCGCGATGATCTTCGAAAAGCCGAGCCTGCGTACGCGCGTGACCTTCGAGGTCGGGATGAACCAGCTCGGCGGGCACGCCGTCTTCCTCACCCCTTCCGACATCCGGCTCGGAGAACGCGAGTCCGTGGCCGACATCGCGAGGAACCTCGAGCGTTGGGTCGACCTCGTGATGGCGCGCACGTTCCGGCACGAGACCCTGGAAGAGCTCGCGGCCCACGCGTCCGTACCGGTCGTCAACGGGCTCTCGGACTTCGTGCATCCGTGCCAGGTCCTGAGCGACTGTTTCACGCTGTGCGAGCACCGGGGTCGACTCGAGTCGCTCAAGGTCGTCTTCGTGGGCGACGGCAACAACGTGGCCAACTCGTGGATCCACGCCGCCGCGAAGTTCCCGTTCTCGCTCACGATCGCCTGCCCGCGTGGTTACGAACCCGACGGACGGGCCCTGGCCCTGGCGCGCGAGGCCCGAGCCCGCGTGGAAATCGCCCACGATCCCCGCGAGGCCGTGCGCGGTGCCGACGTGATCTACACCGACGTCTGGGTCAGCATGGGCCAGGAGGAAGAAGCGAGCCGCCGCAAATCGGTATTCCGGGACTACCAGGTGAACGACGACCTCGTACGCCTCGCGAAGGAGGACGTCCTGGTCATGCACTGCCTTCCCGCGCACCGCGGCGAGGAAATTACCAGCGACGTGATCGACGGCCCCCGCTCGGTGGTCTTCGACCAGGCGGAGAACCGTCTCCACACCCAGAAGGCCATCATGGTCTGGCTGCTCGAGCGCAGCCCGAGGTCGCACGGTACGTGA
- the argG gene encoding argininosuccinate synthase — protein MGPAEDAPKKIVLAYSGGLDTSVILRWLVETYGAEVVCFCADLGQGAELERLEEKARDCGASKVYVEDLREVFVRDYVFPMLRANAVYERDYLLGTSIARPLIAKRQVEIAEKEGADTVAHGATGKGNDQVRFELTYQALAPHLRILAPWRIWEFRSRSDLVRYAQERNIPVGVTAEKPYSTDRNLFHVSYEGGILEDPWREPYEDMFQLTVSPERAPDRAEQLEIEFEAGNPVAVNGKKLSPARLLSHLNELGGRHGVGRADVVESRFVGMKSRGVYETPGGTILHRARKALEALTLDREVLHLLDALVPRYAEMVYYGFWFSPEREVLQAAIDEAQRVVTGTVRLKLYKGNVIVCGRRSPNSLYRPELATFEADAEYRQKDAEGFVRLNALRLRVRAIAKRNPRD, from the coding sequence ATGGGCCCCGCGGAGGACGCACCGAAAAAGATCGTCCTGGCATACTCCGGCGGTCTCGACACTTCGGTCATCCTGCGGTGGCTCGTCGAGACGTACGGAGCCGAGGTGGTCTGTTTTTGCGCGGACCTGGGACAGGGAGCGGAACTCGAGCGGCTCGAGGAAAAGGCCCGGGACTGCGGAGCGAGCAAGGTGTACGTCGAGGACCTCCGCGAGGTTTTCGTCCGTGACTACGTCTTTCCGATGCTCCGGGCCAACGCCGTCTACGAGCGGGACTACCTGCTCGGCACGTCGATCGCCCGCCCGCTCATCGCCAAGCGACAGGTCGAGATCGCCGAGAAGGAGGGTGCCGACACGGTCGCGCACGGCGCCACCGGGAAGGGCAACGACCAGGTGCGTTTCGAGCTGACCTACCAGGCGCTCGCCCCTCATCTCCGGATTCTCGCGCCGTGGCGGATCTGGGAGTTCCGGTCTCGCTCGGATCTCGTCCGTTACGCGCAGGAGCGGAACATCCCGGTCGGCGTCACGGCCGAAAAGCCCTACAGCACCGACCGCAACCTCTTCCACGTGAGCTACGAGGGGGGAATCCTCGAAGACCCCTGGCGCGAGCCCTACGAGGACATGTTCCAGCTCACCGTCTCTCCCGAGCGCGCGCCCGACCGTGCCGAGCAGCTCGAAATCGAATTCGAGGCCGGGAACCCCGTCGCCGTGAACGGAAAGAAACTTTCCCCCGCGCGGCTGCTTTCGCACCTGAACGAACTCGGCGGGCGGCACGGCGTGGGCCGCGCCGACGTGGTAGAAAGCCGCTTCGTCGGCATGAAGTCGCGCGGGGTGTACGAAACGCCGGGCGGCACGATCTTGCACCGTGCGAGAAAAGCGCTCGAAGCGCTCACTCTCGACCGCGAGGTGCTGCACCTGCTCGACGCGCTGGTCCCGCGTTACGCGGAGATGGTCTACTACGGGTTCTGGTTCTCTCCGGAGCGGGAGGTCCTGCAGGCGGCGATCGACGAGGCACAGCGTGTCGTGACGGGGACGGTGCGACTCAAGCTGTACAAAGGAAACGTGATCGTCTGCGGGCGTCGATCGCCGAACTCCCTCTACCGCCCCGAGCTCGCCACGTTCGAAGCCGACGCGGAGTACAGGCAGAAAGACGCCGAGGGGTTCGTCCGTCTGAACGCGTTGCGGTTGCGCGTGCGGGCGATCGCGAAACGGAACCCGCGCGACTGA
- the prkA gene encoding serine protein kinase produces MDHERKESVREIGRSSFERLIQEDRAARESRHWRGTFLEYLEKLRDEPGLAKLAHARIYDVIMSAGCSDILESDDPRIKRLFADEPLKVYHFFSEEFFGIERTIAQIVRYFHSAALKGEESRQVLYLMGPVGSGKSSLVEKLQRGLEESGPFYAIEGCPMHEEPLHLIPRHLRREFEKMLGVHIEGDLCPVCRFRLKEEFGGRYEEVPVVTRNFSKRNRVGIGVVPPVDPNNQDTSVLIGSEDISKLDIYSEGDPRVLDLNGALNVGNRGMVEFIEVFKNETEYLHCMITATQEKVIPAPGRHGMIYVDTVIVAHSNEAEWQKFKADHTNEAILDRIVVVKVPYNLRLSEEVKIYRKIIRNSDFRAHVAPHTLEIASMFAILTRLEPTPKCDLMTKLKLYNGEEVIEKGKTKKIDVRELREEAKREGMSGISTRFIMKALDNALSDNAEGQCINPINVREALIQMTKEADLPDDTRKQYLEFLQDVLHKEYLEILEKEITKAFVYSYQEQAETLFQNYLDHAEAFVNKTKVKDRNTKEELPPDEGFLKSIEEQIAIIGSAAEGFRQEVIAYLWAASRRGETISYKSYEPLKEAIEKKLMTSVREISRIITKARTRDEEQTAKYNAMVQNLLENGYCPSCVDVVLKYAANNLWKD; encoded by the coding sequence ATGGATCACGAACGGAAAGAATCGGTGAGGGAGATCGGGCGATCCTCGTTCGAGCGCCTCATCCAGGAAGACCGGGCAGCGAGAGAAAGCAGACACTGGCGGGGCACCTTCCTCGAATACCTCGAAAAACTCCGTGACGAGCCGGGGCTCGCAAAGCTCGCCCACGCGAGAATCTACGACGTGATCATGTCGGCGGGTTGCTCGGACATCCTCGAGAGCGACGACCCGCGCATCAAACGGCTCTTCGCGGACGAACCCCTGAAGGTTTACCACTTTTTTTCGGAGGAGTTTTTCGGAATCGAACGCACGATCGCCCAGATCGTTCGCTACTTCCACTCGGCCGCCCTCAAGGGCGAAGAAAGCCGGCAGGTGCTCTACCTCATGGGCCCGGTCGGTTCCGGAAAAAGCTCGCTCGTGGAAAAGCTCCAGCGCGGGCTCGAAGAGTCGGGCCCCTTCTACGCCATCGAAGGGTGCCCCATGCACGAGGAACCGCTCCACCTCATCCCCCGGCACCTGCGGCGCGAGTTCGAGAAGATGCTGGGGGTCCACATCGAAGGGGACCTCTGCCCCGTGTGCCGCTTCCGACTCAAGGAGGAGTTCGGCGGAAGGTACGAAGAGGTCCCGGTCGTGACGAGGAACTTCTCGAAACGGAACCGTGTGGGGATCGGGGTCGTGCCGCCCGTCGACCCGAACAACCAGGACACCTCCGTGCTCATCGGCAGCGAGGACATCTCGAAGCTCGACATCTATTCGGAGGGAGATCCCCGCGTGCTCGATTTGAACGGCGCGCTCAACGTCGGAAACCGCGGGATGGTGGAATTCATCGAGGTCTTCAAGAACGAGACCGAATACCTCCACTGCATGATCACCGCCACGCAAGAAAAGGTCATCCCGGCACCGGGGCGACACGGGATGATCTACGTCGACACCGTGATCGTCGCTCACTCGAACGAGGCGGAGTGGCAGAAATTCAAGGCCGACCACACGAACGAAGCCATCCTGGACCGGATCGTCGTCGTCAAGGTTCCGTACAACCTGCGGCTGTCCGAGGAAGTGAAGATCTACCGGAAGATCATCCGGAACTCCGATTTCCGAGCCCACGTGGCGCCCCACACGCTCGAGATCGCCTCGATGTTCGCCATCCTCACCCGTCTCGAACCGACGCCGAAGTGCGACCTCATGACGAAACTGAAGCTCTACAACGGCGAAGAAGTCATCGAAAAAGGAAAGACGAAAAAGATCGACGTGCGAGAACTGCGGGAAGAGGCGAAGCGAGAGGGGATGTCCGGCATCTCCACGCGTTTCATCATGAAGGCGCTCGACAACGCGCTTTCCGACAACGCGGAGGGACAGTGCATCAACCCCATCAACGTCCGGGAGGCTCTCATCCAGATGACGAAGGAAGCCGACCTCCCCGACGACACGCGCAAGCAGTACCTCGAATTCTTGCAGGACGTGCTCCACAAGGAATACCTCGAGATCCTCGAAAAGGAAATCACGAAGGCGTTCGTCTACTCCTACCAGGAGCAAGCGGAGACTCTCTTCCAGAACTACCTCGACCACGCCGAGGCGTTCGTGAACAAGACGAAGGTCAAGGACCGCAACACGAAGGAGGAGCTCCCGCCGGACGAGGGCTTCCTCAAGTCGATCGAGGAGCAGATCGCGATCATCGGGTCGGCGGCCGAGGGATTTCGTCAGGAAGTCATCGCCTACCTCTGGGCGGCCAGCCGACGGGGGGAAACGATCAGCTACAAGAGCTACGAGCCTCTGAAAGAAGCCATCGAGAAAAAACTCATGACCTCCGTTCGCGAGATCAGCCGAATCATCACGAAGGCCCGCACTCGCGACGAGGAGCAGACGGCCAAGTACAACGCGATGGTGCAGAACCTTCTCGAGAACGGCTACTGCCCCTCGTGCGTGGACGTGGTCCTCAAGTACGCGGCGAACAACCTGTGGAAGGACTGA
- a CDS encoding UPF0229 protein translates to MSLPEAVFRPFRRSDAERSDRSAGDRLRHRQKVRQAIRENIADIVAEESIIGKARDKIVKVPLRGVKEYRFVYGDNAPGVAQGQGQTQVGEVVGKRSDRGVPAIPDRAGDRPGVDYYETDITLEELVDIMFEDLELPDLERRKLREVTAPRLTKRKGYRQVGIRVRLDKRRTSKARVRRRLATRRLASSALETRDRFPFHEEDLTYRHIAPEPKRESNAVVLCIMDTSGSMDTMKKYLARSFFFLLYQFLLTKYRNVEIVFIAHHTEAAEVTEEEFFSKGESGGTFISSGYQKALQIVAERYHPSLWNIYAFHCSDGDNFDSDNEAALKAARQLADVCNLFGYGEIKPMGSRYYESSMLQIFRRLDADNFQTVLIEKKEDIWPSFKALLAKDRAREG, encoded by the coding sequence ATGTCGTTACCCGAGGCCGTTTTTCGTCCGTTCCGGCGTTCCGACGCCGAGCGGAGCGACCGCTCGGCCGGTGACCGGCTGCGTCACAGGCAGAAGGTCCGGCAAGCGATCCGCGAAAACATCGCGGACATCGTCGCCGAAGAGTCGATCATAGGGAAGGCGCGGGACAAGATCGTCAAAGTGCCCCTTCGGGGCGTCAAGGAGTACCGCTTCGTCTACGGGGACAACGCCCCCGGGGTCGCCCAAGGCCAGGGGCAAACCCAAGTCGGGGAGGTGGTCGGGAAGCGGAGCGACCGCGGAGTACCGGCGATCCCCGATCGCGCGGGCGACCGACCCGGCGTCGACTACTACGAGACGGACATCACGCTCGAAGAACTCGTCGACATCATGTTCGAGGACCTCGAGCTTCCCGACCTCGAGCGGCGGAAGCTCCGCGAGGTCACGGCTCCCCGGCTCACCAAACGCAAGGGTTACCGACAGGTCGGGATCCGCGTGCGTCTCGACAAGCGACGCACCTCGAAAGCCCGGGTTCGCCGCCGACTCGCCACCCGCCGACTCGCGTCGAGCGCGCTCGAGACGAGGGACCGCTTTCCCTTCCACGAAGAAGACCTCACCTACCGGCACATCGCTCCCGAGCCCAAGCGCGAGTCGAACGCCGTGGTTCTGTGCATCATGGACACCTCGGGGTCCATGGACACGATGAAAAAATACCTCGCGCGCAGCTTTTTCTTCCTGCTCTACCAGTTCCTCCTCACCAAGTACCGCAACGTCGAGATCGTGTTCATCGCCCACCACACGGAAGCCGCCGAGGTGACCGAGGAGGAATTTTTCTCCAAGGGAGAATCCGGCGGGACCTTCATCTCCTCGGGGTACCAGAAAGCCCTCCAGATCGTCGCCGAGCGTTACCATCCTTCCCTGTGGAACATCTACGCCTTCCACTGCTCCGACGGCGACAACTTCGACTCCGACAACGAGGCCGCCCTCAAAGCCGCACGACAGCTCGCGGACGTCTGCAACCTGTTCGGTTACGGCGAGATCAAGCCCATGGGCTCCCGCTACTACGAAAGCTCCATGCTCCAGATCTTCCGCCGCCTGGACGCCGACAATTTCCAGAC